From a region of the bacterium genome:
- a CDS encoding CBS domain-containing protein, translated as MLTASQIMTKQFLTILPEMSVEELARLLLREDVTGAVVIDKKGKLLGVVTEGDLIAKEKNLHLPTVVSLFDSAIYLGTSEHFKDELHKMVATKVDDIFTKAPVTIDLNTFLADIATIMSEKRIHFLPVMHEGRVEGVVGRREILRALAEGS; from the coding sequence ATGCTTACAGCTTCCCAGATAATGACAAAACAGTTCCTCACTATCTTGCCCGAGATGAGCGTTGAAGAGTTGGCCAGACTGCTTCTTCGGGAAGATGTTACCGGTGCCGTGGTCATAGATAAAAAAGGAAAACTGCTGGGAGTGGTGACGGAGGGGGACCTTATCGCAAAGGAGAAGAACCTCCATCTTCCCACGGTAGTTTCCCTCTTCGATTCCGCTATCTACCTTGGAACATCCGAACATTTTAAGGACGAACTGCACAAGATGGTAGCTACAAAGGTGGATGATATTTTCACCAAGGCCCCTGTTACTATCGACCTGAACACTTTCCTGGCTGATATCGCGACTATCATGTCAGAAAAAAGAATCCATTTCCTTCCTGTAATGCATGAAGGGAGAGTGGAGGGGGTTGTCGGGCGAAGAGAAATTCTGCGGGCCCTGGCGGAAGGGAGCTG